In one Trichlorobacter lovleyi SZ genomic region, the following are encoded:
- a CDS encoding CheR family methyltransferase, translating to MNHDSGQATPQLCSMRNKEFEQFSALIYDEVGIKMPPAKKTMLEARLQKRLKALGMHSFQEYSDFIFSPAGREQEIIQLIDVVTTNKTDFFREPQHFDFLVREAIPTMRQLRGAGESPLNPFRIWSAGCSTGEEPYTMAMVLSDYAAANHGFKFSILASDICTQVIKKASSAVYGEDRTDTIPLSMKKKYLLRSKDRSKGLVRIAPELRSSVSFKRVNFMEDQFGISERMDVIFCRNVVIYFDKQTQAKLMHKFHRQLVTGGYLFIGHSETLNGLEVPFTQVANTVYRKD from the coding sequence ATGAACCACGACAGCGGCCAGGCCACACCACAACTCTGCAGTATGCGCAACAAGGAGTTTGAGCAGTTCAGTGCGTTGATCTACGATGAGGTAGGGATCAAGATGCCCCCTGCCAAGAAAACCATGCTGGAAGCCAGACTGCAGAAACGTCTGAAGGCATTGGGAATGCACAGCTTTCAGGAATACTCCGATTTTATCTTTTCTCCGGCGGGACGAGAGCAGGAGATCATCCAGCTGATTGATGTGGTCACCACCAACAAGACCGATTTTTTCCGTGAACCACAGCATTTTGATTTTCTGGTACGGGAGGCGATCCCCACCATGCGGCAGCTCAGGGGGGCCGGCGAAAGCCCCTTGAATCCTTTCAGGATCTGGTCTGCAGGCTGTTCGACCGGTGAAGAACCGTACACCATGGCCATGGTGTTAAGTGATTATGCTGCTGCCAACCACGGCTTCAAGTTCTCGATCCTGGCCTCGGACATCTGTACTCAGGTCATCAAAAAGGCTTCATCTGCAGTCTACGGCGAGGATCGGACCGACACCATCCCGCTCTCCATGAAGAAGAAATACCTGCTGCGCAGCAAAGACCGCAGCAAGGGGCTGGTCAGGATTGCCCCGGAACTACGTAGCAGCGTCAGCTTCAAGCGGGTTAATTTCATGGAGGATCAGTTCGGTATCAGTGAGCGAATGGATGTCATTTTCTGCCGTAATGTCGTAATCTACTTTGACAAGCAGACACAGGCAAAACTGATGCACAAGTTTCATCGTCAGCTGGTGACTGGCGGATACCTGTTTATCGGACACTCTGAGACGTTAAACGGCTTGGAGGTTCCCTTTACCCAGGTGGCCAACACCGTGTATCGCAAGGACTAA
- a CDS encoding EAL and HDOD domain-containing protein: protein MAIEPDLKFFIGRQPILNRKQEIFGYELLFRAASHHTTAQFESQAQASASVISSALSDFGLQDVLGDKFGFLNITAGVLHSEMLELLPIQQSVLEILETIELDDNVRLRCSELKSMGFKIALDDHIYAPEHSAFYKMVDIVKVDIMATDPAELSGIAANLRKYPVQLLAERVETVEVFEQCLEYGFELFQGYFFERPVIIGQKRIDPSGIAMMKLLQQLNENWDIDEVEETFRENPSLTFNLLKLVNSVMIGLREKIKNIRHAIMILGINHLRRWVQLALFAGKDERGLNSPLLEMAAVRGRLMELLMMQRTGQSRTSDLVETAFLTGILSLLDALYETPMEHVVESLNLSEDMADALLRRDGQLGMLLLLAERLEKADFVVVQKLLDALSISLDQLLAAQLDAFNWRNSIVQGQRRNS from the coding sequence ATGGCAATTGAACCTGACCTCAAATTTTTTATTGGCCGCCAGCCGATCCTGAACCGCAAGCAGGAGATCTTCGGCTATGAACTGCTCTTCAGGGCGGCCAGTCACCACACGACTGCCCAGTTTGAGAGCCAGGCCCAGGCATCGGCTTCGGTCATATCCAGTGCATTGTCGGATTTCGGTCTCCAGGATGTGCTGGGCGACAAATTCGGCTTCCTGAATATCACCGCCGGGGTGCTGCATTCGGAAATGCTGGAGCTGTTGCCGATTCAACAATCGGTACTGGAGATCCTGGAAACCATCGAACTTGACGATAACGTTCGCCTGCGCTGCAGTGAGTTGAAGTCAATGGGCTTTAAAATTGCCCTGGATGACCATATCTATGCGCCGGAACACTCCGCCTTTTACAAAATGGTGGATATTGTCAAGGTGGACATCATGGCCACCGACCCGGCTGAGCTGTCCGGCATAGCGGCAAACCTGCGAAAGTACCCGGTTCAACTGCTGGCAGAACGGGTTGAGACCGTCGAGGTATTTGAGCAATGCCTGGAGTACGGTTTTGAACTGTTCCAGGGCTATTTTTTTGAACGGCCGGTCATTATAGGCCAGAAGCGGATTGATCCCTCCGGGATTGCCATGATGAAGCTGCTGCAACAGTTAAATGAGAACTGGGATATTGATGAGGTGGAAGAAACCTTCCGGGAGAACCCCAGCCTGACCTTTAACCTGCTGAAGCTGGTTAACTCGGTCATGATCGGCCTGCGGGAGAAGATCAAGAATATCCGTCATGCCATCATGATTCTGGGGATAAACCATCTGCGGCGCTGGGTACAACTGGCCCTGTTTGCCGGCAAGGATGAACGGGGTCTGAACTCGCCGCTGCTTGAAATGGCTGCCGTACGGGGACGCTTGATGGAACTGCTGATGATGCAGCGTACCGGTCAGAGCCGTACCAGCGACCTTGTGGAAACCGCCTTTTTGACCGGTATCCTGTCATTGTTGGATGCCCTCTACGAAACCCCGATGGAACATGTAGTTGAAAGCCTGAATCTGTCCGAAGATATGGCTGATGCCCTGCTGCGTCGTGATGGGCAACTCGGTATGTTGTTGTTATTGGCGGAGCGGTTGGAAAAAGCAGACTTTGTTGTCGTACAGAAGCTGCTTGATGCCTTGTCCATCAGCCTTGACCAACTGCTGGCTGCCCAACTGGACGCCTTCAACTGGCGGAACAGTATTGTTCAAGGGCAACGCCGCAACTCCTGA
- a CDS encoding ATP-binding protein — translation MKQLSALSIRAQLVLITLIIALPAIVIIIYLGVNQRRSAVDDAYQLTRLIAERITSEQKNMAAAAEQLLVTLAQMPEIRQQNQAKVQQLLRSLNELNPQYANILVTDRTGKTWAAVFMPPPPAMLDDRRYFKNAIASGRLSSGEYVVSKSMTNKPVFHFAYPYRDAAGKIGGVIVVAFRLDTYSTVLRNSPLPAGTNFLLLDHAGVIMHRALEPEKIIGKKYPEVSFKEMLAGPDEYSYRGPASFGDERFISYRKIRLQGEADPYMYVRVGVPVKTTLAAADQTMLKSIAFFGTFLCGAFLLAYLIGKRSIADRIILLEQASQRLASGEMQTQVASAVSGGEIGRLAESFDTMARQLTEREQVIRESEVRLRSITDSAQDAILMMDDQGAITFWNPAAETILGYKAEEALGKDLHLLLAPLRYQQAFQKAFSVFVQTGRGHAVGKTVELAAKRKDGQEIVVSLSLSAVFLNGRWYAVGLLRDITESKHYQEELLEARHSAEAANRAKSEFLANMSHEIRTPMNGVVGMAQLLRYTQPTREQEEYLDNLELSCKNLLELINDILDLSRIESGKLELEAAVFSLRSCIQEVVSNQASRIEQKGLQLLTSLDEQVPEQVVGDSLRFKQILLNLLGNAIKFTEAGSITVSGQISSRQETGCTFRLMVSDTGIGMTEETLQRIFNSFEQADSSTTRVYGGSGLGLAICRRLTELMGGRIWAESTFGKGSAFFVELPFALPPAEGNGGDQAVPSAEPVQTVMNRRLKILVAEDNKLNADTIVAMLKQMGHESLAVSNGREALEKWHASAFNCILMDIQMPVMDGNLSAATIRKQEQKMGGHTPIIAMTAHALHGDRERFLAEGFDGYVSKPVEMQALAAELRRVSAA, via the coding sequence ATGAAACAGCTTTCAGCACTGTCAATACGGGCTCAACTGGTTTTGATCACACTGATCATTGCCCTGCCTGCCATTGTCATTATCATTTATCTAGGTGTTAATCAGCGCAGGAGCGCTGTTGATGATGCCTATCAGCTTACCCGTCTGATTGCCGAACGGATCACTTCAGAACAAAAGAATATGGCTGCAGCTGCTGAGCAGTTGCTGGTGACGCTTGCGCAGATGCCGGAGATCAGGCAGCAGAATCAGGCCAAGGTCCAACAGCTGTTGCGTTCGCTCAACGAGCTGAACCCTCAGTATGCCAATATTCTGGTAACCGACCGGACCGGCAAGACCTGGGCTGCGGTCTTTATGCCGCCTCCGCCTGCCATGCTTGATGACCGGCGCTATTTCAAGAATGCCATCGCCAGCGGGCGTCTTTCGTCCGGCGAATATGTTGTCAGTAAAAGTATGACCAACAAGCCGGTCTTTCACTTTGCCTATCCGTACCGTGATGCCGCAGGCAAGATTGGTGGTGTCATCGTGGTTGCTTTCAGGCTGGACACCTATTCAACGGTTCTGAGAAACAGCCCGCTGCCAGCAGGCACCAACTTCCTGTTGCTTGACCACGCCGGTGTGATCATGCACCGTGCCCTGGAACCGGAAAAGATAATCGGCAAGAAATATCCGGAAGTCTCCTTCAAAGAGATGCTGGCAGGGCCTGACGAATACTCCTACCGGGGGCCGGCCTCATTCGGGGACGAACGTTTTATCAGTTACCGTAAAATACGTCTGCAGGGTGAAGCCGACCCGTACATGTATGTGCGGGTCGGTGTTCCGGTTAAAACCACCCTTGCCGCAGCTGATCAGACCATGCTGAAAAGCATCGCTTTTTTCGGAACATTCCTGTGCGGCGCATTTCTGCTGGCATATCTGATTGGCAAGCGTTCGATTGCTGACCGGATTATCCTGCTGGAACAGGCCTCTCAACGCCTTGCCAGTGGTGAGATGCAGACTCAGGTGGCCAGCGCTGTTTCGGGTGGCGAGATTGGGCGCCTGGCGGAAAGCTTTGATACCATGGCCCGGCAGCTTACTGAGCGGGAGCAGGTAATTCGCGAGAGTGAGGTCCGTTTACGAAGCATCACGGATTCTGCCCAGGATGCCATCTTGATGATGGATGACCAAGGGGCGATTACCTTCTGGAATCCGGCAGCTGAGACGATCCTTGGCTATAAGGCTGAGGAAGCGCTGGGAAAAGACCTACACCTTCTGTTGGCTCCCTTGCGCTACCAGCAGGCGTTTCAAAAGGCTTTTTCGGTTTTTGTGCAGACCGGGCGTGGCCATGCCGTTGGCAAGACCGTTGAGCTGGCTGCAAAGCGTAAAGATGGCCAGGAGATTGTTGTCTCCCTCTCTTTGTCGGCGGTTTTTCTCAATGGCCGCTGGTATGCTGTCGGGCTATTAAGAGACATTACTGAAAGCAAACATTATCAGGAGGAACTGCTGGAGGCCCGGCATTCTGCTGAAGCCGCCAATCGGGCCAAGAGTGAGTTCCTGGCCAACATGAGCCATGAGATCCGCACACCGATGAACGGTGTTGTCGGTATGGCTCAGCTTCTACGGTATACCCAACCCACCAGAGAGCAGGAGGAGTATCTGGACAACCTCGAACTTTCCTGCAAAAATCTGCTCGAACTGATCAACGATATTCTGGATCTTTCCAGAATAGAGTCAGGCAAACTTGAGCTTGAAGCTGCTGTTTTCTCTTTGCGGAGTTGCATTCAGGAGGTCGTCAGCAACCAGGCCTCGCGCATTGAACAAAAAGGACTTCAGCTGCTGACCTCGTTGGATGAGCAGGTACCTGAACAGGTGGTCGGGGACTCCTTGCGATTCAAGCAGATTCTGCTTAATCTGCTGGGCAATGCCATCAAGTTTACGGAAGCGGGCAGCATAACGGTCTCCGGCCAGATCTCTTCCCGGCAGGAAACCGGCTGTACCTTCAGGCTGATGGTGAGTGATACCGGGATCGGTATGACAGAAGAAACATTGCAGCGAATATTCAACTCATTTGAACAGGCTGACAGTTCAACCACCCGGGTCTATGGCGGCAGCGGTCTTGGTCTTGCTATCTGCCGTCGGCTGACGGAACTGATGGGAGGGCGTATCTGGGCTGAATCAACCTTCGGAAAGGGGTCAGCGTTCTTTGTTGAGTTGCCGTTTGCGCTGCCGCCCGCAGAGGGAAACGGGGGGGATCAGGCTGTACCGTCTGCAGAGCCGGTTCAGACGGTGATGAACAGGAGGCTGAAGATACTGGTTGCTGAAGACAACAAACTGAATGCCGATACGATTGTTGCCATGCTGAAGCAGATGGGACATGAGTCTCTGGCAGTGTCAAATGGCCGTGAGGCCTTGGAAAAATGGCATGCATCCGCCTTTAACTGCATTCTGATGGATATCCAGATGCCGGTGATGGACGGTAACCTGTCTGCTGCAACAATTCGCAAGCAGGAACAAAAGATGGGGGGCCATACGCCGATCATTGCCATGACTGCCCATGCCCTGCATGGTGATCGGGAACGTTTTCTGGCTGAAGGTTTTGACGGCTACGTCTCAAAACCGGTGGAGATGCAGGCTCTGGCTGCAGAGCTGCGGAGAGTCAGCGCAGCATGA
- a CDS encoding protein-glutamate methylesterase/protein-glutamine glutaminase, which yields MSNKIKVLIVDDSALVRQTLSDILSSDPGIEVIGMAQDPIVAVQKIAEQVPDVITLDVEMPRMDGITFLQKLMSQHPIPVVMCSSLAESGSETALKALEYGAVDIITKPKMGTKQFIEESRIRICDSIRAAAAARLKPIRAIREVSPKYTADVIMEAPNTKAMIMTTEKVVVVGASTGGTEALSAFLQMLPEDTPGIVIVQHMPENFTAAFAKRLDSICRVTVKEAENNDSVVRGHVLIAPGNRHTLLKRSGARYYVEVKEGPLVSRHRPSVDVLFRSAARYAGKNAVGVIMTGMGDDGAHGMKELHDAGARTIAQDEASCVVFGMPNEAIKLGGVDKIMPLDRIAAETLKLCL from the coding sequence ATGTCAAACAAGATAAAAGTCCTGATAGTTGACGATTCTGCCCTGGTTCGCCAGACCTTGTCCGACATCCTCTCCAGCGATCCGGGGATAGAGGTGATCGGCATGGCACAGGATCCGATCGTGGCGGTGCAGAAGATTGCTGAACAGGTACCTGATGTGATCACCCTTGATGTGGAGATGCCCCGCATGGATGGCATCACCTTTTTACAGAAACTGATGTCCCAACACCCGATTCCGGTGGTAATGTGTTCCAGTCTGGCGGAAAGCGGCAGCGAAACCGCTTTGAAGGCACTTGAATACGGGGCCGTGGATATCATCACCAAACCAAAGATGGGCACCAAACAGTTTATCGAGGAGTCCCGTATCCGGATCTGTGACAGCATCAGGGCGGCGGCGGCAGCCAGACTCAAGCCGATCCGCGCCATACGTGAAGTCAGCCCCAAATATACCGCCGACGTCATCATGGAGGCCCCTAATACCAAGGCCATGATAATGACCACCGAAAAGGTAGTGGTGGTGGGAGCATCAACCGGCGGAACCGAGGCGCTTTCAGCCTTCCTGCAGATGCTGCCGGAAGACACTCCGGGCATCGTGATTGTCCAGCATATGCCGGAGAACTTTACGGCAGCCTTTGCCAAACGGTTGGACAGTATCTGCCGGGTAACCGTCAAAGAGGCCGAAAACAACGACTCAGTGGTGCGGGGCCATGTCCTGATTGCACCGGGCAACAGGCACACCCTGCTGAAACGCAGTGGGGCTCGCTACTACGTTGAAGTCAAAGAAGGACCGCTGGTTTCCCGTCACCGCCCCTCGGTGGATGTGCTGTTTCGATCGGCAGCACGCTATGCCGGCAAGAATGCGGTTGGTGTGATCATGACCGGGATGGGTGACGATGGGGCCCACGGCATGAAGGAGCTGCACGATGCCGGGGCACGGACCATTGCCCAGGATGAGGCCAGCTGCGTGGTATTCGGCATGCCGAATGAAGCGATCAAGCTGGGTGGTGTTGACAAGATCATGCCGCTGGACCGGATAGCGGCAGAGACCCTGAAATTGTGTCTTTAA
- a CDS encoding response regulator, with translation MKTILLIDDSRPQLLSAKFTLQHGGHRVETVSDPLLALDRIKEVEPDLIITDINMPGKDGIAIVREVRQLAQFSSTPLLVMSTDSQKHLFEQARVAGASGWLMKPVKQEDLLATVNKLLSRE, from the coding sequence GTGAAAACCATCCTGCTGATAGATGACTCAAGGCCCCAGTTGCTCAGCGCAAAGTTCACCCTGCAACATGGCGGCCATCGGGTTGAAACCGTATCTGATCCGCTGCTGGCCCTTGATCGAATCAAAGAGGTAGAGCCGGACCTGATCATTACCGATATCAACATGCCGGGCAAGGATGGCATTGCCATTGTCCGTGAGGTGCGGCAGTTGGCACAATTTTCCTCCACTCCGTTGCTGGTGATGAGTACCGACTCGCAGAAGCACCTGTTTGAACAGGCACGGGTCGCAGGTGCCAGCGGATGGCTGATGAAACCGGTCAAGCAGGAAGACCTGCTTGCAACGGTCAACAAACTGCTGTCCCGGGAGTAA
- the kdsB gene encoding 3-deoxy-manno-octulosonate cytidylyltransferase: MQIVAIIPARYGSTRFPGKALADLAGKPMIQHVYEQTIRASLVSRAIVATDDRRIADVIHQIGGEAIMTSTDHETGTDRLAEVARGLDADIIVNVQGDEPLIDPAMINQAIEPFLGNPGLKMGTLKSRVKCLHDFLSPNVVKVVTDNNGYALYFSRSPLPFFRDKWQDLKDEAFASGRLLCFKHVGLYVYQRNFLLEYAAMPQTFLELSEKLEQLRALENGIRIRVVETEFESLGVDTPDDLNKAKERMKQG; encoded by the coding sequence ATGCAGATTGTTGCCATCATTCCCGCTCGTTACGGTTCCACTCGTTTTCCCGGCAAGGCCCTGGCCGATCTGGCCGGAAAGCCGATGATTCAGCATGTCTACGAGCAGACCATCAGGGCCTCGCTGGTTTCACGGGCCATTGTTGCCACCGATGACCGACGGATTGCCGATGTCATCCATCAGATCGGCGGTGAGGCGATCATGACCTCGACTGACCACGAAACCGGCACTGACCGGCTGGCTGAAGTGGCTCGGGGACTGGATGCTGATATTATTGTCAACGTACAGGGTGATGAGCCGTTGATTGATCCGGCCATGATCAACCAGGCCATCGAGCCGTTTCTGGGAAACCCCGGGCTCAAGATGGGCACCCTCAAGAGCCGCGTCAAATGCCTGCACGATTTTCTCTCCCCCAATGTGGTCAAGGTCGTGACTGACAATAACGGTTATGCCCTCTACTTTTCCCGTTCTCCCCTGCCCTTCTTTCGGGACAAGTGGCAGGACTTGAAGGATGAGGCCTTTGCCTCGGGACGCCTGCTCTGCTTCAAACATGTGGGATTGTACGTCTATCAACGAAACTTCCTGCTTGAATATGCTGCAATGCCCCAGACATTTCTTGAACTTTCAGAAAAACTTGAGCAGCTGCGGGCTTTGGAAAACGGGATCAGGATCAGGGTGGTAGAAACAGAATTTGAATCCTTGGGCGTTGATACACCTGACGACCTGAACAAGGCTAAAGAACGTATGAAGCAAGGATAA
- a CDS encoding CTP synthase produces the protein MKTKFIFITGGVVSSIGKGLAAASLGALLESRGLRVTMQKLDPYINVDPGTMSPFQHGEVFVTDDGAETDLDLGHYERYTSARLSKKSNFTTGQVYFSVIDKERRGDYLGGTVQVIPHITDEIKSKIIENAKGADVAIVEVGGTVGDIESLPFLEAIRQFRFDRGAGNTLYVHVTLVPYIRTAGEMKTKPTQHSVMELRKIGIQPDILLCRCDRELPQDMKKKISLFCNVEESCVIPSVDSEHIYAVPLALNKERLDEQVVEKLNIWTKQPDLTPWQDVVETLRHPSHGEVRIAIVGKYVNLTESYKSLAEALTHGGIANDCRVYLKYVDAEKIEENGVEGWLDDVDGVLVPGGFGERGTEGKVLAIEYARTRQIPFFGICLGMQMAAIEFARNVCGLAKACSTEFKNDCKEPVIHLMEEQKSVNKKGGTMRLGACPCTVTKGTKAFDAYNEADISERHRHRYEFNNTYRELMTTKGLVLSGINQQKDLVEIIELPDHPWFLACQFHPEFKSKPLVPHPLFRAFIGASLTHRNQR, from the coding sequence ATGAAAACCAAGTTTATCTTTATCACCGGTGGTGTCGTGTCATCCATCGGCAAAGGTCTGGCAGCCGCTTCTCTCGGGGCTTTGCTTGAATCCCGGGGCCTGCGGGTTACCATGCAGAAGCTGGACCCTTACATTAACGTTGATCCCGGTACCATGTCCCCCTTTCAGCATGGCGAGGTGTTTGTAACCGATGACGGCGCCGAGACCGACCTGGACCTGGGACATTACGAGCGCTACACCTCGGCCCGGCTTTCCAAGAAGAGTAACTTTACCACCGGACAGGTCTATTTTTCGGTCATTGACAAGGAACGCCGTGGTGACTATCTGGGCGGTACCGTGCAGGTCATTCCCCACATCACCGACGAGATCAAAAGCAAGATTATTGAAAATGCCAAAGGGGCCGATGTGGCCATCGTTGAAGTAGGCGGCACTGTCGGCGACATCGAGTCACTCCCGTTCCTTGAGGCGATCCGCCAGTTCCGCTTTGACCGCGGGGCCGGTAACACCCTCTATGTTCATGTCACCCTGGTACCCTACATCCGTACTGCCGGCGAGATGAAGACCAAGCCGACCCAGCACTCAGTCATGGAGCTGCGCAAGATCGGTATCCAGCCCGACATCCTGCTCTGCCGTTGCGACCGCGAACTGCCCCAGGATATGAAGAAGAAGATCTCCCTGTTCTGCAACGTAGAAGAGAGCTGCGTGATCCCTTCCGTTGACTCGGAGCATATCTATGCCGTGCCACTGGCCTTGAACAAGGAGCGGCTGGACGAACAGGTGGTTGAAAAGCTGAACATCTGGACCAAGCAGCCGGATCTGACCCCCTGGCAGGATGTGGTGGAAACCTTGCGTCACCCCAGCCACGGCGAAGTACGGATCGCCATTGTAGGCAAGTATGTCAACCTGACCGAATCCTACAAGTCCCTGGCCGAGGCGCTGACCCACGGCGGTATTGCCAACGACTGCCGTGTCTACCTCAAGTATGTCGATGCAGAAAAGATCGAGGAAAACGGTGTTGAAGGCTGGCTGGATGATGTGGATGGCGTCTTGGTGCCGGGTGGCTTTGGTGAGCGCGGCACTGAAGGAAAAGTGTTGGCCATTGAGTATGCCCGTACCAGACAGATCCCGTTCTTTGGCATCTGCCTGGGGATGCAGATGGCTGCAATTGAATTTGCACGAAACGTCTGCGGCCTTGCGAAGGCCTGTTCAACCGAGTTCAAGAATGATTGCAAGGAACCGGTGATTCACCTGATGGAAGAACAGAAGTCAGTAAACAAGAAAGGCGGCACAATGCGTCTGGGCGCCTGTCCCTGTACGGTGACCAAAGGTACCAAGGCCTTTGACGCCTATAATGAGGCTGACATCTCCGAACGGCACCGGCACCGTTATGAGTTTAACAACACCTACCGTGAGCTGATGACCACCAAAGGTCTGGTGCTGTCAGGCATCAACCAGCAGAAAGACCTGGTCGAGATCATCGAACTGCCTGATCATCCCTGGTTCCTGGCCTGTCAGTTCCATCCGGAGTTCAAATCGAAACCGCTGGTACCCCACCCGCTCTTCCGGGCATTCATCGGGGCGTCGCTGACACACCGCAACCAGCGTTAG